In Paenarthrobacter sp. GOM3, a single window of DNA contains:
- a CDS encoding 4Fe-4S dicluster domain-containing protein yields MGQLSGPTDPTTDAHWEHTHPRKGFFTDTSICIGCKACEVACKEWNHNPQDGNLELLGSSYDNTGSLGASTWRHVAFIEQGQERIVEARESGRALVNLGMPRIGPPAPASPDVADLADADTTPPDTADFRWLMSSDVCKHCTHAGCLDVCPTGALFRTEFGTVVVQDDVCNGCGTCVAGCPFGVIERRSNGTVKVATSRNDQHDEHPAVPNAGIAQKCTLCYDRLVDDQTPACAKACPTTSIKFGDHDAMVETAKERVADLHAKGLTEARLYGANENDGVGGTGSVFLLLDEPEVYGLPPDPRVPTADLPTMYRRAGLAVVGMAAAAALAFLGGRA; encoded by the coding sequence ATGGGCCAGTTGTCCGGACCGACGGACCCCACCACCGATGCCCATTGGGAGCACACCCATCCGCGCAAAGGGTTCTTCACCGACACGTCGATCTGCATTGGCTGCAAGGCCTGCGAAGTCGCCTGCAAGGAGTGGAACCACAACCCCCAGGACGGGAACCTGGAACTCCTCGGGTCCTCATATGACAACACCGGATCATTGGGGGCCAGCACCTGGAGGCATGTCGCCTTTATCGAGCAGGGCCAGGAACGCATAGTGGAAGCGAGGGAATCGGGCCGCGCGCTCGTCAACCTGGGCATGCCGCGCATTGGTCCTCCGGCCCCGGCATCACCTGATGTCGCTGACCTGGCCGACGCAGACACGACCCCGCCGGACACTGCCGACTTCCGATGGCTGATGTCTTCGGATGTCTGCAAGCACTGCACGCACGCAGGTTGCCTTGACGTCTGCCCCACCGGAGCACTGTTCCGCACCGAGTTCGGGACCGTGGTGGTACAGGACGACGTCTGCAACGGCTGCGGAACCTGCGTGGCCGGCTGCCCGTTCGGAGTCATCGAGCGCCGCAGCAACGGTACGGTCAAAGTGGCAACCAGCAGGAATGACCAGCATGACGAACATCCCGCGGTTCCCAATGCAGGCATCGCCCAGAAGTGCACGCTGTGCTACGACAGGCTGGTGGATGACCAGACACCCGCCTGTGCCAAAGCGTGCCCGACGACGTCCATCAAGTTTGGTGACCATGACGCCATGGTGGAGACCGCCAAGGAACGCGTGGCCGACCTCCATGCCAAGGGCCTCACGGAAGCCAGGCTGTACGGGGCTAACGAAAACGACGGCGTCGGCGGAACCGGGTCGGTCTTCCTCTTGCTGGACGAACCTGAAGTTTATGGACTTCCGCCGGATCCCCGCGTGCCGACTGCAGATCTGCCCACGATGTATCGCCGGGCCGGGCTGGCGGTCGTTGGTATGGCCGCGGCGGCTGCCCTGGCTTTCCTTGGAGGACGCGCGTGA
- the nrfD gene encoding NrfD/PsrC family molybdoenzyme membrane anchor subunit, giving the protein MTLSEFDNLRPSGPARRRRVDGKPGTRRRREIGDGSREMPMVPDAEFTSYYGRPVVKPAPWGEDVALYLFLGGVAGGSALLGLGGQLTGRPILRRNARLGALAALSLGAGALVKDLGRPERFLNMLRTFKVTSPMSVGSWILSAFGAGTAVVAAAEIDRMTGCRIPLGPLRKALQAVEGPAGFEAAVFAGPLAAYTAVLLGDTATPTWNAAHEELPFVFVSSACLASAGLAMITTPAHEAGPARKLAVLGVLGDLAAMKVMERRMDPVAAEPLHLGKAGTMLTWSERLALGGGLGAVLAGRNRAVAAASGLALLAASALTRFGVFEAGLASARDPRYTIEPQKNRLAARRAAGMTDDAITTAR; this is encoded by the coding sequence GTGACCCTGTCTGAGTTCGACAACCTCCGCCCCTCCGGGCCTGCCCGACGCCGACGGGTGGACGGCAAACCCGGCACCCGCCGTCGTCGGGAGATTGGTGACGGCTCCCGGGAAATGCCCATGGTTCCGGACGCTGAATTCACCTCCTACTATGGCCGTCCAGTGGTCAAACCGGCACCGTGGGGCGAGGACGTCGCTCTTTACTTGTTCCTTGGTGGCGTCGCAGGGGGTTCGGCCCTCCTTGGCCTGGGTGGACAGCTCACCGGGCGGCCGATACTGCGCCGGAATGCCCGGCTGGGTGCCCTGGCAGCACTGAGCCTGGGTGCCGGCGCGTTGGTGAAGGACCTCGGCAGGCCCGAGCGTTTCCTGAATATGCTGCGAACCTTCAAAGTAACTTCGCCGATGAGCGTGGGTTCGTGGATCCTGAGCGCCTTCGGTGCGGGGACCGCCGTCGTGGCAGCCGCCGAGATTGATCGGATGACCGGCTGCCGGATTCCGCTGGGTCCGTTGCGGAAGGCACTGCAGGCTGTTGAGGGGCCTGCGGGGTTTGAGGCAGCGGTGTTCGCAGGTCCGCTTGCGGCGTACACGGCTGTCCTGCTGGGGGACACCGCGACACCAACGTGGAACGCTGCGCACGAGGAATTGCCGTTTGTCTTCGTGAGTTCTGCCTGCCTGGCATCGGCCGGGCTTGCCATGATTACCACGCCGGCACACGAGGCCGGTCCTGCCCGGAAGCTCGCAGTGCTGGGCGTTCTGGGTGATCTGGCAGCAATGAAGGTGATGGAACGCCGGATGGATCCTGTGGCCGCAGAGCCGCTGCACCTGGGCAAGGCCGGAACCATGCTCACGTGGAGCGAGCGGCTGGCACTGGGTGGTGGCCTGGGAGCCGTACTGGCCGGCCGCAACCGTGCGGTGGCCGCGGCGTCCGGGCTTGCGTTGCTTGCTGCCTCGGCGCTCACGCGGTTCGGGGTGTTCGAGGCAGGGCTGGCCTCGGCCCGGGATCCGCGCTACACGATCGAGCCGCAGAAGAACCGGCTGGCGGCGCGCCGTGCTGCTGGCATGACCGACGACGCGATCACCACAGCCAGGTAG
- the selD gene encoding selenide, water dikinase SelD — translation MNETQATTNDVEQGTHGALRLTDYAHGGGCACKIPPGELEDAVRGLIGQPGADVLVGLDSGDDAAAVLVREDLAVLTTADFFTPVVNDALDWGRIAAANALSDIYAMGGRPITAINLVGWPRDVLPIEVMTEVLRGGLSVASQAGCPVLGGHSIDDPEPKYGMAVTGVAHPDQLLRNDAARPGLPITLTKPLGVGLLNNRHKKTGEVFPEAVEMMAALNREASEAAVAAGVRAATDVTGFGLLGHLHKMVRASGIGAVIDVKAVPLLDGSLEALRDGFVSGGTRRNLEWVRPHLASTGTVTEDDLLLLADAQTSGGLLVIGELPGYPVIGHTTAGRGIEIR, via the coding sequence GTGAATGAGACCCAGGCCACAACAAACGACGTCGAACAGGGAACCCATGGAGCACTCCGGCTCACCGACTACGCCCACGGCGGGGGGTGCGCGTGCAAAATCCCGCCCGGCGAACTCGAAGATGCTGTCCGCGGCCTGATTGGCCAACCGGGCGCGGACGTTTTGGTCGGCTTGGACAGCGGGGACGACGCGGCTGCGGTCTTGGTGCGCGAGGACCTTGCCGTCCTCACCACCGCCGACTTCTTCACCCCTGTGGTCAACGACGCTCTTGACTGGGGCCGGATCGCAGCCGCCAACGCCCTTTCGGATATCTACGCCATGGGAGGTCGCCCGATCACGGCCATCAACCTGGTCGGCTGGCCCCGCGATGTTTTGCCGATCGAAGTGATGACCGAAGTCCTCCGGGGAGGTCTGAGTGTCGCATCCCAGGCAGGGTGTCCCGTCCTGGGCGGACACTCCATCGACGATCCGGAGCCGAAGTACGGCATGGCCGTGACCGGCGTCGCCCATCCCGACCAGCTGCTCCGCAACGACGCCGCCCGGCCCGGGCTGCCCATCACGCTGACCAAGCCGCTCGGCGTCGGACTTCTCAACAACCGTCATAAGAAGACTGGCGAGGTGTTCCCCGAAGCTGTAGAGATGATGGCGGCCCTTAATCGCGAAGCGTCCGAGGCCGCAGTGGCTGCCGGCGTTCGCGCGGCGACGGACGTGACCGGTTTTGGCTTGCTGGGCCACCTGCACAAGATGGTCCGGGCCTCCGGCATTGGGGCGGTGATCGACGTCAAGGCGGTGCCCTTGCTCGATGGTTCCCTGGAAGCCCTGCGAGACGGTTTTGTGTCCGGCGGAACCCGTCGCAACCTCGAATGGGTGCGGCCACATCTGGCGTCCACAGGCACGGTCACCGAAGACGATCTGCTGCTTCTGGCCGACGCCCAGACCTCCGGAGGACTGTTGGTGATCGGCGAATTGCCCGGGTACCCGGTGATTGGCCACACTACGGCGGGTCGGGGCATCGAAATCCGCTAG
- the selA gene encoding L-seryl-tRNA(Sec) selenium transferase, producing MDHVDPRRMIPRTNDLLALPAVVEARHRLSEHVIRGTVRGILDRARRGELPPTDVEPTLLSALAEYQVTSIRPVLNATGVIVHTNLGRAPLSADAVQAVVTASGYVDVELDLEDGSRSRRGGGARNALLSACPAAEDALIVNNGAAALVLATTALAAGREVVVSRGEFVEIGAGFRLSDLIESTGVRLREVGTTNRTHLRDYEGAFGPDTGCVLKVHPSNFRVEGFTSTVALEDLGTVTRANAVPLVADLGSGLLAPDSHLPDEPDVASALAAGADVVIASGDKLLGGPQAGLLLGRREIIERLARHPLARAVRADKLALAALEATLAGGPPPVVQALHADVEQLRRRTDKLAQALGVPVVAHDGRVGGGGAPGVPLPGWALQLPADLAVLLRTGNPAVLPRVHDGACLVDLRCIPAADDHRILAAARQALSVRAGQSAGQG from the coding sequence GTGGACCACGTAGATCCCCGCCGAATGATTCCACGTACGAATGACCTGCTTGCACTGCCTGCCGTTGTCGAAGCCCGGCACCGCTTGAGCGAACACGTCATCCGCGGAACCGTTCGCGGCATCCTGGACCGGGCCCGGCGCGGCGAGCTGCCTCCCACCGATGTAGAGCCAACGCTGCTGTCCGCGCTGGCTGAATACCAGGTGACCAGCATTCGCCCCGTCCTGAATGCCACCGGAGTGATCGTCCATACGAACCTCGGGCGCGCGCCCCTTTCCGCTGATGCGGTCCAAGCCGTTGTCACCGCCAGTGGCTACGTCGACGTGGAGCTCGACCTGGAAGACGGCAGCCGGTCGCGCCGTGGAGGCGGTGCCAGAAATGCTTTGCTGTCGGCCTGTCCTGCCGCCGAGGATGCCCTGATAGTGAACAACGGGGCGGCGGCGTTGGTACTAGCCACCACGGCGCTCGCCGCCGGTCGGGAAGTCGTGGTGAGCCGCGGGGAATTTGTCGAGATCGGTGCGGGTTTCCGGCTGTCCGACTTGATTGAGTCCACGGGTGTAAGGCTTCGCGAAGTAGGCACCACGAACAGGACCCACCTGCGCGATTATGAGGGCGCTTTCGGCCCGGACACCGGTTGCGTGCTCAAGGTGCACCCGAGCAACTTCCGGGTGGAGGGATTCACCTCGACAGTAGCGTTGGAGGACCTGGGCACGGTGACAAGGGCAAACGCAGTCCCGCTTGTGGCCGACCTCGGCAGCGGGCTGTTGGCCCCCGATTCGCACCTGCCCGATGAACCCGATGTTGCTTCGGCTCTGGCGGCCGGGGCCGACGTCGTCATCGCCAGCGGTGACAAACTTTTGGGCGGCCCCCAGGCAGGATTGCTTCTGGGCCGCAGGGAGATCATTGAACGGTTGGCACGCCATCCGCTGGCGCGCGCCGTTCGTGCAGACAAGCTCGCTCTCGCCGCCCTCGAGGCGACTCTTGCGGGCGGACCACCACCGGTTGTCCAGGCACTGCACGCCGACGTCGAGCAGCTGCGGCGCCGAACTGACAAGCTGGCGCAAGCTCTCGGCGTGCCCGTCGTTGCCCATGACGGCCGGGTGGGAGGTGGCGGTGCTCCCGGAGTTCCCTTGCCGGGATGGGCGCTGCAGCTCCCTGCCGATCTCGCAGTCCTTTTGCGGACCGGAAATCCGGCCGTCCTGCCGCGTGTCCACGACGGTGCCTGCCTTGTAGACCTACGCTGCATTCCCGCTGCCGATGACCACCGGATTCTCGCCGCGGCACGGCAGGCCTTGTCGGTCCGGGCGGGTCAGTCTGCTGGGCAGGGCTGA
- the selB gene encoding selenocysteine-specific translation elongation factor, giving the protein MHVIATAGHVDSGKSTLVRALTGMEPDRWEEERRRGLTIDLGYAWTTLQSGQEVAFVDVPGHERFLGNMLAGIGPAPVVCFVVAADEGWQAQSSDHRDAVAALGIHNGVVVLNRADRASARRIEDVLSRTRKELAGTGLQDAPAVAVSAVDGTGLEELRAALGGVLARLPAPDLAGRVRLWVDRSFTITGSGTVVTGTLAAGTLARGDRLDLLGHDSSRTVSVRGLQSRDKACASVEPVSRVALNLRDVAPTDIRRGDALVTPGAWPTTSVVGIQRTTGVAYTDVPEQLMVHVGTAAVPARLRPFGADHARLVLERKLPLVLGDRLVLRDPGSHSVLGGARILDPEPPALRRRGDGTRWAERLAGMDPTGDVTGEVAIRGAIHVDQLHKLGLVAGPDAEPPAGVKAFGAWWVHVPVLEAWQHRLHAAVQALQERDPLAPGLSMGAAQDLLKLPDGRLLSHVIDGAALKQDGGHIHLPGSQDSLGPIEHAIATLEARMGADAFRAPESDELAALGLGARELAAAERKGRLLGLGDGVVLLPTAPALAMRALARLDQPFTTSQARQALDTTRRIAVPLLEYLDSRGWTERLDAGHRKVAR; this is encoded by the coding sequence ATGCACGTCATTGCCACCGCTGGCCACGTCGATTCCGGCAAAAGCACCCTGGTCCGTGCCCTCACCGGCATGGAGCCGGATCGCTGGGAGGAGGAACGCCGCCGTGGGCTGACCATCGACCTGGGCTACGCCTGGACCACTTTGCAGTCCGGGCAGGAGGTGGCCTTCGTGGACGTACCAGGCCACGAACGATTCCTTGGGAACATGCTCGCGGGAATCGGGCCGGCGCCGGTGGTCTGCTTCGTCGTTGCTGCCGACGAAGGCTGGCAAGCGCAATCCAGCGACCACCGTGATGCTGTGGCTGCCCTTGGTATCCACAACGGGGTCGTGGTCCTCAATCGAGCGGACAGGGCATCCGCCCGGCGGATCGAAGACGTGCTGTCACGAACCCGCAAGGAGTTGGCCGGGACCGGTCTGCAGGATGCGCCCGCCGTAGCGGTGTCCGCCGTCGACGGAACCGGGCTGGAAGAGTTGCGTGCCGCGCTCGGCGGTGTCCTGGCGCGGTTGCCCGCCCCTGACCTCGCAGGGCGGGTCCGGCTGTGGGTGGACCGCTCGTTCACCATTACAGGGTCCGGAACGGTAGTGACTGGAACGCTGGCCGCAGGGACGCTGGCCCGGGGGGACCGGCTGGACCTGCTCGGCCACGACAGTTCCCGGACCGTTTCGGTCCGCGGGCTGCAGAGCCGCGACAAGGCCTGTGCCTCGGTGGAGCCGGTCAGTCGGGTCGCGTTGAACCTTCGTGATGTGGCTCCAACGGACATCCGGCGCGGAGACGCCTTGGTCACTCCCGGTGCCTGGCCGACGACTTCGGTGGTCGGCATCCAGCGCACTACCGGAGTGGCATACACGGACGTGCCTGAACAGTTGATGGTCCATGTCGGCACCGCAGCGGTGCCCGCACGGTTGCGTCCTTTCGGGGCTGACCACGCCCGCCTCGTCCTCGAGAGGAAACTGCCCCTCGTTCTTGGCGACAGGCTGGTTCTGCGGGATCCGGGGAGTCACTCGGTGCTGGGCGGCGCGCGTATCCTCGATCCGGAGCCGCCTGCACTGCGGCGACGCGGGGACGGCACCCGCTGGGCTGAGCGGCTTGCAGGCATGGATCCCACCGGAGACGTGACGGGGGAGGTAGCAATCCGCGGAGCAATCCACGTGGACCAGTTGCACAAGCTAGGGCTTGTGGCCGGACCCGACGCGGAACCGCCGGCGGGCGTAAAAGCCTTCGGTGCTTGGTGGGTGCATGTCCCTGTTCTTGAGGCGTGGCAACACCGGCTGCATGCAGCAGTCCAAGCGCTGCAGGAACGCGATCCGCTGGCGCCCGGGCTTTCCATGGGTGCGGCGCAGGACCTGCTCAAGCTGCCGGACGGAAGGCTCCTTTCCCACGTCATCGATGGTGCGGCCCTGAAGCAGGATGGCGGACACATCCACCTGCCCGGCAGTCAGGACAGCCTCGGCCCGATCGAGCACGCCATTGCCACGTTGGAAGCCAGAATGGGGGCGGACGCGTTCCGCGCACCCGAATCCGATGAGCTGGCCGCATTGGGCCTCGGCGCGCGCGAACTCGCTGCTGCAGAACGCAAGGGTCGCCTCCTGGGGTTGGGCGACGGGGTGGTGCTGCTCCCAACGGCGCCGGCCCTTGCGATGCGAGCGCTTGCCCGCCTTGACCAGCCCTTCACCACGAGTCAGGCACGCCAAGCACTGGACACGACACGCCGGATCGCGGTTCCTTTGCTGGAATATCTCGATTCGCGCGGCTGGACAGAGCGCCTGGACGCAGGTCATCGCAAAGTGGCGCGCTGA
- a CDS encoding aldo/keto reductase: MHYRTLGNSGAVVSNYALGTMTFGAEATEETSHAILDSYVAAGGNFIDTADVYSAGTSEEIIGRWLSRRPEQRDLVVLATKGRFPMGKAPNDVGTSRRHLTKALDDSLRRLGVEQIDLYQMHAWDPITPLEETLRFLHDAVSSGKIAYYGFSNFLGWQLTKAVHVARAHGWNAPVTLQPQYSLLVRGIESEIVPASLDAKIGLLPWSPLGGGWLSGKYKRDEPPVGATRLGENPTRGMEAWQARNDDPRTWDIVGAVGQIAADHGVSASQVALAWLVDRPAVTSVILGARTVDQLMDNLAAADLELTSDETERLAHASQPRVGVYPYGPMADEQRSRKIEGGR, encoded by the coding sequence ATGCACTATCGCACACTAGGTAACAGCGGGGCAGTGGTATCGAACTACGCGCTCGGAACAATGACGTTTGGAGCCGAAGCCACGGAGGAAACGTCGCACGCCATCCTTGACAGCTATGTTGCCGCAGGCGGCAACTTCATCGACACGGCCGATGTTTACAGTGCCGGCACGTCGGAGGAAATCATCGGACGCTGGCTTTCGCGTAGGCCGGAGCAACGCGACCTGGTGGTTTTGGCCACCAAGGGACGCTTCCCTATGGGCAAGGCCCCGAACGATGTGGGCACATCCCGCCGCCACCTGACCAAGGCCTTGGACGATTCCCTCCGCCGCCTCGGAGTGGAACAGATTGATCTCTATCAAATGCATGCCTGGGACCCCATCACACCACTGGAAGAGACCCTTCGTTTCCTGCATGACGCTGTCAGTAGCGGCAAGATCGCCTACTACGGATTCTCGAATTTCCTCGGATGGCAATTGACCAAGGCTGTCCACGTGGCCAGGGCCCATGGCTGGAACGCACCCGTAACCCTGCAGCCGCAGTACAGCCTGCTGGTGCGCGGGATCGAGAGTGAGATCGTGCCGGCGTCCCTCGATGCGAAGATAGGCCTGCTTCCGTGGTCGCCTCTTGGCGGCGGCTGGCTGTCCGGCAAGTACAAGCGCGACGAGCCGCCTGTTGGCGCTACCCGGTTGGGGGAGAACCCCACACGGGGCATGGAAGCATGGCAGGCCCGCAACGATGACCCCCGGACGTGGGACATTGTTGGAGCCGTAGGACAAATTGCCGCTGACCACGGTGTGAGCGCCTCGCAGGTAGCGCTGGCCTGGTTGGTGGATAGGCCAGCAGTGACGTCCGTGATCCTGGGTGCCCGTACTGTTGACCAATTGATGGACAACCTTGCCGCTGCAGACCTTGAACTCACGTCCGACGAAACTGAGCGTCTAGCCCATGCCAGCCAGCCGCGCGTCGGGGTTTATCCCTACGGGCCCATGGCCGATGAGCAGCGCAGCCGAAAGATCGAAGGCGGCAGGTAG
- a CDS encoding TetR/AcrR family transcriptional regulator produces the protein MPNGSSPDPSTAVAAVLDLLVRQGYETTSVEELADAAGISRSTFFRKYGSNEGMVSQTTIAFSGSSTTM, from the coding sequence ATGCCCAACGGTTCCTCCCCTGATCCATCCACAGCTGTTGCTGCGGTACTCGATTTGCTGGTGCGCCAAGGCTACGAGACCACCTCCGTGGAGGAGTTGGCGGACGCGGCAGGTATCAGCCGCAGCACCTTCTTCCGGAAGTACGGATCCAATGAGGGGATGGTTTCGCAGACCACGATCGCATTCTCCGGCAGCTCAACAACCATGTGA
- the ppsA gene encoding phosphoenolpyruvate synthase: protein MTNVLWFSELGLTDLDQVGGKNASLGEMVRNLASAGVKVPDGFATTADAYRRFLAESGLDTRIEGILEGLDSGDVAALAQVGGQIRDLIRQTPFPAGFEEEIRVAYQRLTEEHGGDVSWAVRSSATAEDLPDASFAGQQETFLNIRGIGNILLAIKDVFASLYNDRAIAYRVHHGFTHSEVALSAGVQRMVRSDVGASGVMFTMDTETGFTDAVFITSSYGLGEAVVQGAVNPDEFYVYKPALAAGRPAVLKRGLGEKAVQMVYTDSDEVGRTIDFIPVPQDSRSRFSLTDAEVEQLARHAVAIEQHYGRPMDIEWGKDGVDGELYILQARPETVESRKAAGVTSRYTLAERSTVLLEGRAIGQRIGAGQVRVLSSIDQMASFQEGDVLVANMTDPDWEPIMKKAAAIVTDRGGRTCHAAIIARELGIPAVVGTGYASQILKDGTPVTVSCAEGEAGLVYEGLLEYSLHETSLETMPDAPVKIMMNVGTPEQAFSFAKLPNHGVGLARLEFIINRQIGVHPNALLAVAGEIERPAGLDDYTVRLIQEKTAAYDGPRDYYVRRLAEGIATIAAAFAPEPVIIRLSDFKSNEYANLIGGPTFEPEEENPMIGYRGASRYLSAAFRQAFELECEALKYVRNEMGLSNIKLMVPFVRTLDEASGVIDLLAANGLRRGEDGLEIVMMCELPANALLADEFLEYFDGFSIGSNDLTQLTLGLDRDSALVAEGFDERNPAVTKLLEMAISACRAKGRYVGICGQGPSDHPDFAEWLHAQGISSISLNPDAVTETWLRLANTTSTTA from the coding sequence ATGACTAACGTTCTTTGGTTTTCGGAGCTTGGCTTGACCGACCTTGACCAGGTTGGCGGCAAAAATGCATCACTCGGGGAAATGGTTCGGAATCTCGCCTCGGCTGGGGTGAAGGTTCCGGACGGTTTCGCGACGACGGCGGACGCTTACCGGCGTTTTCTGGCGGAGTCGGGCCTTGATACGCGGATTGAAGGCATCCTGGAGGGCTTGGACAGCGGCGACGTGGCCGCTTTAGCCCAGGTCGGCGGACAGATCCGTGACCTGATCCGTCAGACTCCGTTCCCGGCCGGTTTCGAAGAGGAAATCCGGGTGGCCTACCAGCGCCTGACCGAGGAGCATGGCGGGGATGTGTCGTGGGCAGTGCGGTCCAGCGCAACGGCCGAAGACCTTCCTGACGCTTCCTTTGCCGGACAGCAAGAGACGTTCCTGAACATCCGCGGGATCGGCAACATCCTGCTGGCGATCAAGGACGTTTTCGCCTCGCTGTACAACGACCGCGCGATTGCTTACCGCGTTCATCACGGCTTCACGCATTCGGAAGTGGCACTCTCTGCCGGCGTGCAGCGGATGGTGCGCTCCGACGTCGGCGCCTCCGGGGTCATGTTCACCATGGACACAGAAACCGGCTTCACGGACGCAGTGTTCATCACATCCTCGTATGGCCTGGGGGAAGCCGTGGTCCAGGGGGCTGTGAACCCTGATGAGTTCTACGTTTACAAGCCGGCTTTGGCGGCTGGCAGGCCGGCAGTCCTCAAGCGCGGCTTGGGCGAAAAGGCCGTGCAGATGGTGTACACAGATTCCGACGAAGTTGGCAGGACCATTGACTTCATCCCGGTGCCCCAGGATTCCCGGAGCCGCTTCAGCCTTACGGATGCCGAAGTCGAGCAGCTTGCACGCCATGCAGTGGCGATCGAGCAGCACTACGGCCGTCCCATGGATATCGAGTGGGGTAAGGATGGGGTGGACGGGGAGCTCTACATCCTGCAGGCACGGCCCGAGACCGTGGAGTCCCGTAAAGCGGCAGGCGTCACGTCCCGCTACACGCTCGCTGAGCGTTCAACGGTATTGCTCGAAGGCCGCGCGATCGGTCAGAGGATCGGCGCCGGGCAGGTGCGAGTGCTGTCCTCCATTGACCAGATGGCCTCCTTCCAGGAGGGTGATGTCCTCGTGGCGAACATGACGGACCCCGATTGGGAACCGATCATGAAAAAAGCCGCCGCGATCGTCACGGACCGTGGCGGGCGAACCTGCCACGCTGCGATCATCGCCCGCGAACTGGGGATCCCCGCCGTCGTCGGAACCGGCTACGCGTCCCAGATCCTCAAGGACGGCACTCCCGTGACCGTTTCCTGCGCCGAAGGCGAAGCCGGGCTGGTCTACGAAGGGCTGCTGGAGTACTCGCTGCATGAAACAAGCCTGGAGACCATGCCGGACGCTCCGGTGAAGATCATGATGAACGTCGGGACCCCGGAGCAGGCGTTCAGTTTCGCCAAGCTCCCCAACCACGGTGTTGGTTTGGCCCGCCTTGAGTTCATCATCAACCGGCAAATTGGTGTCCATCCCAACGCCTTGCTGGCCGTCGCTGGCGAGATCGAGCGCCCGGCGGGCCTGGATGACTACACGGTCCGGCTGATCCAGGAAAAAACGGCGGCCTATGACGGTCCGCGCGATTACTACGTCCGCCGCCTGGCTGAAGGCATCGCGACAATCGCCGCAGCGTTTGCCCCCGAACCGGTGATCATCAGGCTCTCGGACTTCAAGTCCAACGAATACGCCAACCTGATCGGGGGTCCGACGTTCGAACCGGAGGAAGAGAACCCGATGATTGGGTACCGGGGTGCTTCCCGGTACCTCTCAGCGGCGTTCCGGCAGGCTTTCGAACTCGAATGCGAGGCGCTGAAGTACGTTCGCAACGAGATGGGCCTGAGCAACATCAAGCTTATGGTCCCGTTCGTACGGACCCTCGACGAGGCCAGTGGCGTGATCGACCTCCTCGCCGCCAACGGACTGCGGCGCGGCGAGGACGGGCTGGAGATCGTGATGATGTGCGAGCTGCCGGCCAACGCGCTGCTTGCGGACGAGTTCCTGGAGTACTTCGATGGGTTCTCCATCGGTTCCAATGACCTCACCCAGCTCACCCTGGGCCTGGACCGAGATTCTGCACTGGTGGCTGAAGGCTTCGATGAGCGGAACCCGGCAGTGACCAAGCTGCTGGAGATGGCCATTAGCGCTTGTCGCGCCAAAGGCCGATACGTCGGAATCTGCGGCCAGGGCCCCAGCGACCACCCGGACTTCGCGGAGTGGCTTCACGCCCAGGGCATCAGCTCCATCTCGCTGAATCCGGACGCAGTAACCGAGACCTGGTTGCGCCTGGCCAACACCACCAGCACCACGGCCTAA
- a CDS encoding pyruvate, water dikinase regulatory protein, whose protein sequence is MEDNQTVGAVAASAPTVFFLSDSTGITAETLGNTLLTQFPGQRLERRTIPFITTIEQAREVVADIDKVAASGPVPIIFSTAVGQDIRAVLSESRGQFFDLFGSHIGKLEQTLGAADNGKPGQAHGVGDAVRYQSRMAAVEYAIEHDDGQSLRALERAELILIAPSRCGKTPTTMYLALQHGILAANFPLVEEDFDVMALPKPLLPFADKCFGLTSQPVRLSQIRQERRPGSNYASLNQCTFELRNAEDMYRANDIPYVNSASMSVEEISATVLQRMQLHH, encoded by the coding sequence ATGGAAGATAACCAAACCGTGGGGGCGGTCGCAGCGTCCGCCCCCACGGTGTTCTTTCTCTCGGACAGCACCGGGATCACTGCTGAAACGCTGGGCAACACCTTGTTAACCCAGTTTCCCGGCCAGCGGCTTGAACGGCGCACCATCCCCTTCATCACCACCATCGAACAAGCCCGCGAGGTGGTAGCGGACATCGACAAGGTGGCGGCTTCCGGTCCTGTGCCGATCATTTTCTCCACTGCTGTGGGACAGGACATTCGTGCAGTGTTGTCTGAAAGCCGTGGTCAGTTCTTCGACTTGTTCGGTTCCCACATCGGGAAGCTCGAACAAACGCTTGGCGCAGCCGACAACGGAAAACCGGGCCAGGCACACGGCGTGGGCGACGCCGTCCGGTACCAGTCCCGCATGGCCGCCGTCGAATATGCCATTGAACACGACGACGGTCAATCGCTCCGCGCGCTCGAACGCGCCGAACTGATTCTCATAGCCCCCTCCCGCTGCGGGAAGACGCCCACCACCATGTACCTTGCCCTGCAGCACGGCATCCTCGCAGCCAACTTTCCCTTGGTCGAAGAGGATTTTGACGTCATGGCGCTGCCGAAACCTTTGCTGCCATTCGCGGACAAATGCTTTGGCCTCACTTCCCAGCCCGTCCGGCTGAGCCAGATCCGCCAAGAGCGTCGGCCGGGCAGCAACTACGCGTCGCTGAACCAATGCACCTTTGAACTTCGCAACGCGGAGGACATGTACCGTGCCAACGACATTCCCTACGTCAACTCCGCCTCCATGTCCGTGGAAGAAATCTCCGCCACGGTCCTTCAACGCATGCAACTGCACCACTGA